DNA from Nymphaea colorata isolate Beijing-Zhang1983 chromosome 4, ASM883128v2, whole genome shotgun sequence:
AGCAAAAATTCAGGACCAGCAAGCACAAACTCTGCATTCGTTTGATTGGCGATTCAAGTTAACATTGTTGCTTATAGCTTCTGCTTGTTGTTGCAGACTTTGTAAAGCGTTTGAATGCGCTAAGGGGCAAAGGGATGCCTGCGTTGTACTCTTGGTCTTGCAAAAggtaatttattttctttccttgatctttttgttcaaaaaaaaaaaaaatcattcaccaacttgttcctttttctgatTCTGGACGTATCTTTGGTtccccactttttttttctaaatttagtTCTGTAGTTTAGTCGTTCTACTAAAGCCTCCTGAATGAATTGATGCATGCTTGCTCTTTGCTCTTTTGGGCATTTCTTCCTGGAAGGAACTAAATATTTGTAGGTTTCTTATATTCTTGCTGAAAATCAGAAGCTATAGGAACGGGTTTGTGTGGCATGATCTGTGTGAAAACGATATGATCTACCCCACAAATGGGAACGAGTATATTCTGAAAGGCTCTGAACTATTGGAAGGGTCTCTGTCCTCTACTCCTGGTattaattctcttttcttttccagttcACCATTTGGTTCCTATTTGGTCTCTTCTTTCCTGATCATTTTCCATTCCAAATCTTAGTTTAGTTGTGTTAAATTTACCTTCAAACTCGTAGCGGCACTCAACCTCACTCTCTTTTCACAGACTGCCAACGTCAACTTCGGGCACATCTGCCACCGGTGGTTGTAACAAAGCAAGACGTAGAGGAGGATTCCTCCACGTCCGCATCTTCCCCTTCCACTGACAACGGAAAGCTTCCCCAGGCGCCGGATTCGTCTCCGCCGGTCGATGCTTCGACACAGACCAACGCCGCGTCCCAGAATATTTGCAACAGGGGAGTCTCCACGGAGGAACCGGACACGGAGGACGCTGAGGGAGACGAAAGCCTCAGGCGAGATCAACCCTCGTCCGAGGAGAACCACGAGACTCCCGAGTCATTAAACGTTTCGAAGCGGACTCATCAGAGCATTAGAGTCATGGAGGCTGAGCCAGAAGCAGAATGGGCGGAGGGCTCTAAGACGACGGTTGCCGACATGCTTATGCAGCTGATCTCCTGCGGCGCCATCTCGATCAGGAACAACGGTCACCGGTTCGTTCCGGCATACCAGCAGCGAGGCTCTCCAGGGGAGAGCCGGAGGATTGATGATTCCGGCAGATTCTTGCACAAATCCGGTTCTTCAAGTCAATCGAACTTGTTGAGCGAGAAACCCAGACTGCAAGTTATCGGGCGAGAGCACCAGCAGGCGGCTCCCAGACTGATGCCTCCCCTAGAGCGATCCTCCAACAACAGCGAGAGGTACCGATTCATGCATCTGGATAAGCGACTCGGAgtctcaaaattttatattacaattctatttttcattttgaaccCCTTGAATGCAAACACAGGAGCAGCAACtcggtggtggaggaagagtgGCCGGAGCCG
Protein-coding regions in this window:
- the LOC116253750 gene encoding protein SOSEKI 4-like, with product MSVGSQEKSMDVSMKKSQQNGGRPSPALPELSPEARGRHRPPKRVSVVYYLCRNGHLEHPHFIEVPLSSSRSLLLKDFVKRLNALRGKGMPALYSWSCKRSYRNGFVWHDLCENDMIYPTNGNEYILKGSELLEGSLSSTPDCQRQLRAHLPPVVVTKQDVEEDSSTSASSPSTDNGKLPQAPDSSPPVDASTQTNAASQNICNRGVSTEEPDTEDAEGDESLRRDQPSSEENHETPESLNVSKRTHQSIRVMEAEPEAEWAEGSKTTVADMLMQLISCGAISIRNNGHRFVPAYQQRGSPGESRRIDDSGRFLHKSGSSSQSNLLSEKPRLQVIGREHQQAAPRLMPPLERSSNNSERSSNSVVEEEWPEPEEKEARLKCIPLTIRTTQSKPAKCSPHGDHDRTQLSDSASDAGGCRRPLGICKHIVAALPDGKPSERLDEFMEEEKKVVGTEEN